The Chelonoidis abingdonii isolate Lonesome George chromosome 21, CheloAbing_2.0, whole genome shotgun sequence genome contains a region encoding:
- the FKBP10 gene encoding peptidyl-prolyl cis-trans isomerase FKBP10, with the protein MARGSLLLRLLLGLLAAPGRGDPGPLEDVVIDRYFIPKVCLREAQMGDFIRYHYNGTFKDGQKFDSSYDRGATVAGVVGVGRLITGMDRGLQGMCVNERRHLIVPPHLGYGSIGVAGMIPPDATLYFDVIMLDIWNKEDKLQITTLHKPERCNRTVENSDFVRYHYNGTLLDGSHFDSSYSKDSTYDTYVGTGWLIKGMDEGLLGMCAGEKRRIVIPPFLAYGEKGYGTVIPPQASLVFDVLLLDLHNPKDGISLEHLEVPASCKRKAVTGDFVRYHYNGTLMDGTLFDSSYSRNHTYDTYIGKGYVIPGMDQGLQGVCVGEKRRIIVPPHLGYGENGAGNKIPSSAVLIFDIHVIDFHNPLDSVEIETLSRPKGCNVTTQERDFVRYHYNCSLLDGTKLFSSHDYDHPQEATLGTSKVIDGLNTGLLNMCVGEKRVIIIPPHLGHGENGARGVPGSAVLRFEVELLSREEGVPEGYLFIWHGDPPANLYEDMDLNKDGEIPPEEFSTFIKAQLTEGKGRLMPSSDPETVIADMFQNQDRNQDGKITAEELKLKSDEDQERIHEEL; encoded by the exons ATGGCCCGGGGCAgcctcctcctccgcctcctcctcggCCTGCTGGCGGCCCCCGGCCGGGGGGACCCGGGGCCCCTGGAAGACGTGGTGATCGACAGATACTTCATCCCCAAGGTCTGCCTGCGGGAGGCCCAGATGGGGGATTTCATCCGCTACCACTACAACGGGACCTTCAAGGACGGCCAGAAGTTCGACTCCAG CTACGACAGAGGCGCCACAGTGGCAGGTGTGGTGGGAGTTGGCCGGCTGATCACGGGCATGGATCGAGGTCTGCAGGGCATGTGCGTCAACGAGCGGCGCCACCTGATTGTCCCTCCCCACCTGGGCTACGGAAGCATCGGCGTCg CTGGCATGATCCCCCCCGACGCCACCTTGTATTTTGACGTCATCATGCTGGACATCTGGAACAAAGAGGACAAGCTGCAGATCACCACCTTGCACAAGCCAGAGCGCTGCAACCGCACTGTGGAGAACTCGGACTTCGTCCGGTACCACTACAACGGCACGCTGCTGGACGGCAGCCACTTCGACTCCAG CTACAGCAAGGACAGCACGTACGACACCTACGTGGGCACCGGCTGGCTGATCAAAGGCATGGACGAGGGCCTGCTGGGGATGTGcgctggggagaagaggaggatcgTCATCCCTCCCTTCCTGGCATACGGGGAGAAGGGCTACG gcacGGTGATCCCGCCCCAGGCCTCCCTGGTGTTCGACGTGCTGCTGCTGGACCTGCACAACCCCAAAGACGGCATCTCCCTGGAGCACCTGGAGGTGCCGGCATCCTGCAAGCGCAAGGCCGTAACTGGCGACTTCGTCCGCTATCACTACAACGGGACCCTGATGGACGGGACTCTCTTTGACTCGAG TTACTCCCGCAATCACACCTACGACACCTACATTGGGAAGGGCTACGTCATCCCTGGCATGGACCAGGGCCTGCAGGGCGTCTGTGTCGGAGAAAAGCGAAGGATCATCGTCCCGCCGCACTTGGGCTACGGGGAGAACGGAGCTG GGAACAAGATCCCCAGCTCAGCCGTGCTCATCTTTGACATCCACGTCATCGACTTCCACaaccccctggactcagtggaGATCGAGACCCTCTCTCGGCCCAAGGGCTGCAACGTTACCACCCAGGAGCGCGATTTTGTCCGCTACCACTACAACTGCTCGCTGCTGGATGGCACCAAGCTCTTCTCCTC CCACGACTACGACCACCCGCAGGAGGCGACGCTGGGGACCAGCAAGGTGATCGATGGCCTGAACACTGGCCTGCTGAACATGTGCGTGGGGGAGAAACGGGTGATCATCATCCCCCCGCACCTGGGGCATGGAGAGAACGGAG CCCGGGGCGTGCCAGGCAGTGCTGTGCTCCGGTTCGAGGTGGAGCTGCTCTCCAGGGAGGAAGGAGTCCCTGAAGGCTACCTGTTTATCTGGCACGGGGACCCACCCGCAAACCTGTATGAGGACATGGACCTGAACAAGGATGGCGAGATCCCCCCTGAAGAG TTCTCCACTTTCATCAAGGCCCAGCTCAccgaggggaaggggcggctCATGCCCAGCTCTGACCCGGAGACCGTCATCGCCGACATGTTTCAGAACCAGGACCGGAACCAGGATGGGAAAATCACCGCAGAGGAGCTGAAGCTGAAATCAGACGAAGATCAGGAGAGAATTCATGAGGAGCTCTGA